In the Malaclemys terrapin pileata isolate rMalTer1 chromosome 3, rMalTer1.hap1, whole genome shotgun sequence genome, TCCACAACAATACCAACCAACCACAGGAACATGAGCTAACATCAGCTTgtggtcaagtatcagaggggtagccgtgttagtctgaatctgttaaaagcaacagagggtcctgtggcacctttaagactaacagaagtattggagcataagctttcgctccaatacttctgttagtcttaaaggtgccacaggaccctttgttgcttttatcAGCTTGTGGATATCTTAGGATGGGAACATCTGCAGATGTCGGAAtacaagagtgccatggcaatgaattgatgtatatgataggttgagatcattaatatactaacctataggagaaggacagcccaacattagtagggtgaggagatacaaataaggaagaggggagaaacttCTGCTGAATATGCATGAGACATAGTGGTGTCAGCTAACATAAAAGTATCCCAGTCAGTGGGCAGGCAGAGAGAGATCTgttcagatgtacattctgtattatctctgTCTACATTGCTGGGTTAGAGtatttgtgactttgctaaatgtattcaACTATTGTAAATACAGAAGGGTTCCtaaagtgtgagtgttgcaactctGCACATCAGGGTTCTCAACTAAACAGTAATCTTAATAATACTGgacctgatcttgggacaagaacctgtcaaaccTCAGAGTGGTTCAACCTCAGTGTGTGaattgggaattcttaagtaatccaTATAATTAATATACAATTCATAGATCAGGCTACAGGTGCAAGTTTGGCCACTTACCTCTGCAACTATAGCAGAGTTTATTTCTTCAGTATATAAAAAGTACATACAAGATTCCCATCTCAAAAAGCTCTGAGTTTATAATCCGGAACATCCATTCAGCCTCACCCCTTCAGAGCAGCCAGCAGCATTCTAATGATAAATCCCACCCATACTGTAGCCTTCCCTAAATCCTGGAGGAACAGAGGGGCTTGGAAGGCAAGTAGGAGTGGGGGGAGTCAGTGCCAAACTGGAGCTCGACCTGCCAACAGCATTTTTGCCGTATATCAAGAGGATTTCAAGCACCAGCTGACCACAACTGTGGTCATTTCTttgaaaagaagaagaagaaaaaaaaagggggggttgggtggtgggggagggaaggaggttggtgtatccgtgcagggctctacctATAAAATTTATATCCATGTCCGATCCGCAAACATTGTCCACAGCTATAAagcggatatccacagatttgcagggtgCTATGTATAGGCCCATTTTAGCTTTAGATTTATTGCTCTGCTAACACAACCCTGCATTCCTTTCACAGTTAGGCTTATTCCTACAAGCTTTAACATGGTTTATCTCCTTGATAGATGCAGAAACCTGGAATTTCTTTGATTAGCTTTAAACATTGTTTAATATAATTAGctaaatatgtatattatatttCTGAGCATCCTTCCTATAACACTTTTGTAGCTATATCTTAATACTCAGTAAAGGTGCAAATAGGTttgaaataactttaaaaataagttaCTGTGATGGCTTTGCTCTACTCACTGTAGATAGGGCTACTCCTCCTGGAGGTTCTGGGGAATACCTCACTGGCTCAACACCCCTTCCTGCAGTTGCTCGCTGTCCCTCCACCTCTCTCTttgtctgcagcccctctcttgccccaggaggtgctgcagcctcttcatgactcagctctCCAGCCAAATCACTCAGTGTTCCCCCTGCCATCCAGGGTTTTACCCAAAGTCCTTCTGCACAAAAAGTCCCAGGCAGTCTTCTCCAGCACTGCCCTgatggtgccacttccccagtggtgggTATAGGAACCTGGGGCCACCCTCTACTCTGAGTTCCAGTCCCGGGACCCTCAACCCAAGCATTTCTGGGCTTTCTTCTCACAGCTCTTACTGCTTCTTTCCTAGACTGCTTCCTACAACTCCTGGTTTTTCTCCTTGTCCTGAATGTACCAGTTCCagaccctcttcccagggagtgactgccgtttcccagcagcagctcatctgttaccagcttcctggctttagaGGCCCACTGTTCCTGCACAGTGGAACCTGCTtgcaatcaattccctgctccctggctcttcttCTAGATGCAGCCTATGGAGTTAATAGGCCTGCTTGTCaaccttaaccccttccagtcctgtgtgggatGGACACCCTATCACAGTTATAGTAATTTTATTAATATCATATTTTGTATCAATATTGAGGTCTCTCTCCCACAAATGTCATCTTGAGGTTTCTTTTAGAACAGGAAACTGGAATTTTACTTGTTccattttagaaagaaaatttTTCTGAAACGTCAGAATTTTGTGTGGAACAGGAGTTCATGTTTATAGGTACATCTACTAGTCAGACTTAGAGCGGTGTTATAGACCATCCAAGCATTCTGCAGGATGAGGGCCTTACCTTGTAAAATCTTCAGAACAGAAGCTTAATCATGTTAACTTTGTGCACCCAGGTAGTCCcactaatttcatctagactacaCAGCTGCATTAAAGAGGAAGGGTGGTCCAATGGTTAAGGTGCTAGGTTGGCACTctggagatccaggttcaattctctgccCTGTTAGAAaatttattttgattaaaaacaaaaaacccacaaaacaattTAGATTGTAGCACATAACCTGTTCCCTACAAAAATGGTTCCAGCAGTAAAAGAGGCTATCACTACTCCTCTCTATCTGCTACTGACAACAAGAATAACAACACAAATAGGCTAATAGTAATAACATAATGTTTTATTGCACAGAAGTTTGTATAGCATTAAAAGTTGGTAATGACCATTATATAGGCCTAAGCATTATTTTTATTCTCCCTTCACTTCAGGAATATGCAGTTCTGGATATTTTTAATCCATAATGAACCAGAATGAGTAGTTAAAGGCTGGTTCGGTTGGTTTTTTTCCAGCAGTATTATGTTATTCTCACTTAGTTGTATTATATGCAATATTTTTGTTCTCTGTGCTACTTTGGAACTGAATATTCTGTTAtattaataattaacttttttttattgcctGGAACAGGCAGCTAAAGGTCAGTTTGGACTGTTTTTTCATAGTATGTTCTCTGTTATATTACATGTATCATCCTTTGTGCCACTTTAGAACAGAGCATCTGGGCAGTTTTAGTAACAAAGCTATTTATTGCCTGTAATGGTTAAAGCTCAGTTTGGCTGGGTTGTTCATTCGTACTACGTTATTCTCACTTATTTGTATGATTCTGGCTGGCTGTCCAACTTTGGAACTGACTGTTCTTGGGCATTTTAAAAATGACTCTGGACCAGAACAGGTTAATGACAGTGTGCTATTAACTGGTTCTCATTACTAAAATATTCTCAACGTTGTCTGACTGGATCTgttaattttaaaatcagttttatttattaaaatgccaTAATGGGCTGTTCAGCGTTTACACCCCCCCCATGAAATCCTGTTTGGTTTACTCGTGCAAACAGTTCTACGCAGTTAAATAAATTTGTGTGATTTAAGGCAGAAGGGTTTAGCCCAGCATGTGTAAGTAACTGGATCCTGCTGTGATTTCACCCTACTTGGTTTTTCTACTGAGCTGGCTAGCCTTGAATTCACACCATCGTCTCTGCCATAGACATGCAGTGTTTCTAAATCAGCAGTGCTGTCTTTCTGCAGCTTTTTCACAGTGACTTCTATGGCAACTAAACGGTAACTAAAATGGCACAGCATTACTTTTGCAGGTCTTTTGTCCTTTatggcaaaaacaacaaggagtccggtggcaccttaaagactaacagatttatttgggcataagctttcgtgggtaaaaaacccacttcttcagatgtcctTTATGGTATAAGACTTTCTAGATGTGGTAACTGTGTTGCACAATGTGGACTTCCTGTAACAGAATCTCTTGATTAAATAGGTAATGGAGGTTTCCAAAGTGAGGCAATCAGTTTTCTGATTTAATCCTCTAGACTTGCCTGGACTTGCAGTCATTTGAGCAACTAACAAGCTTCAAACATGGTCTATTCCCAGCCTCATGTTTACGCTACAATTTTTGCTTTGTCTGTCCTTAAGGCCTGTGCTTTGGACAGCTACATTGCAGCCGTGTATGAGCACTCAGTTATATTGTCAGAGGACACCAAAATACCTGTTTCTCCTGAAGATGCTTTGATGCTGATGAACAAAAATATGGATGTTTTGGAAGGGGCCATCAAAGCAGCAGCCCTGCAGGTACTGTCATTGGCTATTCTGTACTGAGATGTATTTATTTAGGTGGAGACTTATTTAATTTAGTCTGTTTTGCCAGGGTGCACGTATTATTGTAACTCCTGAAGATGGTATTTATGGCTGGGTTTTCACAAGAGAAACCATTTACCCCTATCTTGAGGACATCCCAGATCCACAGGTGAACTGGATTCCATGTACTGACCCTGACAGGTATTGTCTTTGCTACTAAAAGGGGCAGTGGGTGGTAGGGGAGAGGCAAAAATCTCCATTCAGAGGTGGCGATGAGTGACTTCATAGGGGCTTGTGTAGCCTAATCACAAGAACGTACTATCTGACAAGTTTTTCATGATTGATTGattgttttttccccataaagTATAATCTAATTACAGTTTCTCAGTTTCATTTAATGTACTTGTTGGGTTCAATGCTTCTTTGAAAGAAAAACACGAAATGCAATTTATAAGGGTTCTGCTTTTTCAATGAGCTCTATGTGGGTGCTGGGACATGATCAGGGCCTAAGTAATGTTCACTACTGAAATGGGGGAAGCCTGCTccaaggtttaaaaaataaatcctatAATCCTGTGTTTTTATCTGAACCCCAATTGAGCAATGAGACATGACATAGTGATCTTTCTTTAGTGCTTGAACATATTTTTGGTGATTAAGTAAAAGTCAAAATCCAGTCAATGTTCACTGGTAACCCTTGCTATCAGGTCCTAAGAGCTATTCCATGATGTCACAGTGCAATAATTTATGAAGAGCAAATATGAAATAGAAATATTTCTAAGATGAAGGAATAACATTATTTTAGTAGGTTTTAGGGTGCATTTAAAGGAAAATAATCCCAATAACTTTATGCATTTTAGTACTAACATGTTAATAGTGTAAAGAAAAACACTactgaacaaacaaaaataaaaattcaacttGAATTACTTCAAAGAAGGACTTTCAGACCCTAATAatttaaaatctttgtttttaagCAATTGCTATCTCTGTATCTGAGTATCCAGTTAAGCAGAATTGGGAAATGATTATAAAATAATGGAAGCtgtcaacctttttttttttttcccttttgtaaacTGTAACATTAGTTGAGGTCATAACATTgcagcttttaaaattatttatttttcaatgcgCTTAAGACACATCACATTGTCTTTAGTATTTTAATATGGCAGGGTTACAGGAATCTCCTCAATCAATAGCTAATCATAGGATGGGAAGGACCTCTAGAGAtctgctagtccagtcccctgcactcatggcaggactaagtattatctagaccactcctgagaggtgtttgtctaataaAAGGCAGTGATGTAATTGTGACAtatcagggtacaatccagactaatgagtacCTGTGTCACCCCCGCCCTCTAActtggggtgccctttacactgctttgtgATGTAGCCTCCAGATaatctggactgctcacaaacagcaacatcaagtcactcccagctatgtctgggTGTGTGCTGCAGCCTGCCAACCACACCTTGATTTGTATTCCAGGGTGACTCCTGGAACACACACCCTCTCCTATATTTCCACCCAGAAACGTATgtcctgtgctgcccagccctctcctggacaaaaTAAAGTCATAAAAagtctatttctttaatagaaataatatgcacacactttgttaccccaaatggagtttcccagattcttcaatttaaacacactggattagattaaaacaataaaacaagtttataaacTAAAAAAttagagattttaagtgactacaagtattgaggcataaaaatcagacatggttacaagaaaaataaacataaaatacaaCTAGTGCTTGTTAAATGTaactgttaaattcaaagcaaagttgttctcaccacatgttctcagcagtcttactggccaAACTTCTTAGGCCAGGACCCCTTCTTCTGTGTTATTGGTGCTTCCTTTTCCCTTCTCATGTAGTGAATTAATGGACACAATAAGAGGAAGGAGGTGGGATGCCCTGGGGTGtctgccccttctttttataaTCCTGTCCCCTCTTCGATGAGCAGTCCCAGCTGGGAGCATGGCGACAGGCAGTCTGTATGGAAGGGAACTCCatactgtttctttgctaagatgtagatttccccctccccccttctccctttcctgccaaagaatggccacttagcgGGTAATAACCTACTGACCTTGTTTACACCTAGCTGAGGcactctgaggaactggtttgacCACTCCCCAGACTTTTCTGGAAAACATACTTTTAATTATGATCtcagcttatgtttataacttcacaCATAACGCTGCTATGTGAATTTTGCCATGGTATTATTGATCAgcaaatgaatttttaaatgatacctcccaaggcatactttgtgcaaagACTATTACAGTAGCGCGCAGAGTGTGGACATGAGTACATTCTGTCACAGTAATGTCAATACATGATAAGCAGTTGTGCTCGGCTACAATTAATGATTAATAATATATAGTCATAGAAATATTTGTTAATGTTTTGCCACTAGGTGGCTCTAGAAGAATGAGTCAGTTTGTTTTTTCATCTATGCAAGGGTGATTTTTCCCCAGCTTGTTGGAATGCAAACGTTCCACCATCACTTGATGCTAAGTAAAGCCAGAGTTTAGCCATTCTAATATTTATAAATGCTGCAAATACTGGCTTTGCATTTCCGCTGTGTTTCCCTTTAAAATATTGTTGTGCTTGTTTCAGCAATGACATGGTAATCAATATTGTACGAAAGTAGAGATTTGGAGTCAGTCCTggctcaattgaagtcaatggcaaaaatttcCACTGAGGGCCAAGATtttatatagtgggggtgctgggagccattaaaccaaactgtaaatcctgtatataatggaaaccacttcaagtcggggggtgctgcagcatcccctgcaCCCATAGTTCCCTGCATCAAAGAATTTGCTATCCagagcagaaacaaacaaacaaacaaaaaacctcagaTATTTTCGAGCTGGAGATTTAGGTTGAAGTGGACCTTGTTTAAAGGCTTAAACACAGCTATGGGTTCCTAGAGAACATGTTTAATACATCTTGGAGCATCTTTcaataatttaaatttaaaaaaagctccATGTACACTAATCTCTGCAAACTATTATGGAACAGCcccaaattttaaaataagttaaaaacTCACTTACCCCATATGAGGTAGCaggatgcgtgtgtgtgtgtgtgtgtgtgtgtgtgtgtgcagtgcctaGACAAAAAACTCAGTTAAGATAGAAACCACGTGAAAACTTAAGTGTAAAAAACATTACAGGGGTGTTTCAATTATCCCCAAACCTATCATTATAAACAGAGCtgggaaaataactgattttttgtttggttggttggtttgctggcagtttgcaataattaaaaaaacaaaaacaaaaaagctccaACCCTTCAGTTCAGGTAAAACTCCAAATTTTTTTGGAATTTTGACTACTGGAAAATGTCTGTTTCGAGTTcaccaaaatgtttcatgacgtgaagggtttttttctgggcattttaagggctagattcacaaaattggggcttgggagaaggaaAGCTGGTGATGTTGGTACACATTCCTCCCCCCAATAACCTGTAGTTCAAGGGTTAGGTTATTCACCAGATATGGTATTGGTTACTTAAGGTGGGTCTCTATCAGCCTTTCCTGTTGAAGATGTtcaactttgtataaaatacttgaatacTCATTGGGCCAGAGGACAACTCCTATAGTCTGCTGATTTTGCCCATGTCTAATTATAAACTCAGGGAAACTCAAGAGTTTCAAAGCAATTCAAACCTGTTAAGGTGTGAAAATGTACAATTTAAGCACTCAAACAATATTAATTCTTGACCTGTAATGGTGCCATTCAATAACCATACAGTTATGACTAAGGCATTGTAGTGTTTGTGGTCATAGattaaattaaattgatttttaaggacaagttgttgttgttttacccCATTTTCCCCACTCATGGTATAGAGGCAGGGCAAAGGAATGAAGGGATGTGCATGTACAGAATAAGAACTTgcttctgcaatgagctccaagCAGGTTCCAGGGTCTGCTTGTGTGGACCTTAttgtaggatcagagcctaagAAATGTTCAGCATTAAGATAGGGGGTACCTGCTCAAAGATAAGACAATGTGTGCAATGGTTCCTGAACTCAAATTGAAGAGTGAGTTGTGACATTGTCCTTATATTATGTTTTAGTAACTAGTTAAACATTTGGATTTCaagcataaacaaacaaacaaaacccatacATCCAAACCGCCGATATTTGTGGGTTTGTTGTAATGTTGTTGTTTCACTTTTCCTCTTTCCCAAATCTCATTTCTGGCActtagttctggcatttcctaatttttgagggcttgattttgcaaccataATAGTgttcttttcttgttttgtgtgtgtgtgtgtgtgtgtgtgtgtgtgtgtgtgtgaatatacaTAAATACACACGCAcaagtgtgtggggtttttttcagtGGAACAAGGAATTGGGTTTGGGTAGGTGAGAGGAATGTAGTCTAGGAGGAAAATGAGGTGTAGTGGGTGGGGAGAGACTGGAAGCCCAATATCACACTGTTCTGTCCAGTTTGGATAACCCATACTGGCACAAAGGGAGACTTTTGGATTTTATTCTGAACACTTTTATAGACTCACCAATGGTCTATTCTGTACTTTCATTTGGTTACCCTACAATAGCAGTCTTCTAACTTAAATCCATCATTCTTCTGCTCCAAAGCCTTAAGcttagaattttttattttttttttaatttctcactGACAATTAGATTTGCTCCTGCACCAGTGCAGGAAAGACTCAGCTGCATGGCAAGGAGCAATGCGATCTATGTGGTTGCCAATATTGGGGACAAGAAGCCATGTAATTCCAGTGATcccaagtgccccagcgatggtcACTATCAGTATAATACTGATGTTGTCTTTGATTCAGAAGGGAAATTGGTGGCACGCTACCATAAGGTAAGAAATAAACAACTTTGCACAGTTCAATGCAGTAATTCACTCATTTTAATCATATCTATCCTTTTTTTCCAAAATTCTATAACTAAAATTATTGTGGAATATGTTTAGTGCCATGCAGAGGATCGGAGTGTGATGCCATGTTAAAGCAGGAGAGGTCACATTTTCAGTGTCTGTAGTTAGAGGCCACAGCTGCAGAATCCTAGCTGAGGAAGCTTTAGCCCCAATTTGTCAAAACATTAACCTTAAATGTTCCAGTCCAATCTAGTTCTTGCTTCAATGGGCAGCCACAATTGACTGCTCTTTCACAAACCTTATGAAGGGCAGAAAATTAATGCCACTGGTGAACTCCAGGCAATGCCTACTTGgtctctcttagggcttgtctacattggcactgtacagcgctgcaactttttcgctcaggggtgtgaaaaaacacccccctgagcgcagcaagtttcagcgctgtaaagcgccagtgtagacagtgcaccagggctgggagccgCGCCCCTTGTGGAGagttttttttacagcgctgggagagagcgctctgccgtgactacacaagtcacgttaaagcgctgccgcggcagcactttagtgttgccagtgtagactagcacTTAGGTAGCTAGTGACTTAAGTAGTCAGCTGAGCTTGTGAGGCCTTACATTCAATTTGATGGCATTTCTTCGTTTGGGTGTAATACGATAGCTTCTGAATGCCACATCCAATCAATTTCAAAGTtacagggaatgttctaggcatcagtggaCATAGGGTTACCGtacatctggattttcccggacatgtccggctttttggtcctcaaatccaccgtccgggaggaatttccaaaaagccgaacatgtccgggaaaatagggaggcatggtaaggggaccccgagtgcgagtggctgcagcaaaacttacaGCTCCTGCGATCTGCCGATCTGCTGGGGCACAGAGGCGGCGGGCAGCATCCGAGcacgcagccgcctcctccccgggctccaactttcccggctcccgctgCTCTCCATCACGGCGGGggcgaagcaacttccccagtgcagcagcagctggagcctggggccgggaggtaggagggggaatgtggagtggtcaggggagggggcggagttggggcagggaaggggcggagttgggccgggggcagggaagggaaggggcggagttggggggggccggggcccccgtggagtgtcctctttttttcagtgttgaaatatggtaaccctagtggacaGAACCCTATGGATTTTGGTGAAAACTGGGAAAACCTGAAGGGTATAAAGAGGGACACATGCAGCCCCAGGCATCTGATTGGCAGAGCCAGCAGCTGCAACCACTTTTGTAATTGGCTGTAGAACAAAGAACCaattgatggcagccattaacaccttccagcataacagcTTCCCCATCTCAGCTCTCTCCATCCTCCCAGTTGTTTAAAGTGTTAATAccctgaaaaagaaagaaaaatatgaaaataagaaGGGTGGTAGGAGGAAATAAGGAGCCATGAGGGTGCACAAAAGCCCCTGGtatggggggaaaggagagaatgGGACACACACAGAACCCTGACATTAGGGTGTCCCTGAAATGGAGGGAGATGGTACTgaaggagctgggtggggaggaaTGCAAGGATGAGTGCAAAGAGCCTCTTGGCTCAGTGTGCAATGCTCAGCCTACAGATGCAACAAATTATGTCACCCTCTAGTAAGGAATTATGAGAACAAACTGTGAAACTACAGTAAGTTCCCCAAACTTAAATTTATGTGTAACTGaaatcatggtttaaaagcaaggaCACTAGAAATGCTAGGCCCTAACTTGCGGTATCACTTTTTCTGCTATTGTTGAAATTTAATTTAAGCTCCCAAAAGGCCATTTGGTACCATTTATAAATATGAAGGGACATTCTCTGGGAGTATGAAAAATCCAATATTTCATAAACTTCCTACCAATGAATAAATTCAAATACCATTCatggaaaagaaaagggaagccTGTATACTTTGTCTGACTTCTCTTTTGTCTTTGTAATCCAGCCTCTTTCgatgtggaaaaaaaatagaatttaacAGAAACATAGACTCTGTATTCCCTGTATTTATGTAAACAATCTAACTGCACTGAGTTCCGATTTATATGGCCTaatatatttcctttctctctttcccatAAACAGTACAACCTCTTTGTGACAGAAACTCAGTTTGATTACCCTAAGGAGCCAGAGTTTGTCACTTTCAATACATCCTTTGGAAAGTTTGGCATTTTCACTTGTGCTGACATACTTTTCCATGATCCTGCTGTGGTCCTGGTGAGCAAGTTACAAGTGGATACTGTGCTGTTCCCAACAGCTTGGGTGAATACTCTACCACTTTTGTCTGCTAGTCAGTTCCACTCTGCATGGGCTATGGGAATGGGCATCAATTTTCTTTCAGCAAATACACGCAACTCCAGTTTAGATATGACAGGTAATTTACAATCTTGGGTTAACTGATTTGgtatcttaggccctgatcctgcaaactcttatgcaCATGCTTCAAGTTCAGTATGTGAATAGTCCagctgacttcagtagagctactcATATACTTAAATTTATGTAtgtgtgtaagtatttgcaggatcagggtcttagtaATGAATGTTTACAGATAGAgcagaaataaaatgttaaattcaGAACCAAGTTATTTTTTAGGTTAACTTGTAGAACTTAAATTTCTTGTTAAGTAATAATTGCTGAAGTTTGATTTTATGGTTCAATGTAGTCTCACCACAGACCTTGGTTTTCAGCAATGCCACATAACTATCGTTTGTTAATCGGATGTAACAAACTTGTATCTCCACTAGGTAGAGACTTAGTACTGATGAATACTCTTAATTGAGTTGTGATGGCTGATTTTCATGCAATATCTGTTTGCTTTATAAACTAATATCAAACTTTCTTTATAGACTTGTGttccttgaattttttttttcagactgttGCTAGGATTCATACATTATagttgtgtatgtgttcattgtcaCAGAGCAATAGCATAGTATACAATCTCATATATCTGTTAAGGATGGGCCTAACACTTGCATAACTATTAATTTGAAATGAACAGACTTGTCATTCCTTTTTCATATATGAGACTTGTCCAATTTATAGCTTAGTATTACTGTGGGGGAGCAATTCCAGTTGATAGCTAGCACTAAACTTTTTGCTTCTTGGGCCCCTTTATTTAGGCATCTTCACAGCCATCTCCACTGATTTTGAGTCATTGCTATGCTAAAGTTAGATGGCCCTATTCTTTCCTCAGAGATTGTTTTTTGTGGGAGGTGGGTTGTTTTTTGctattgtaaaataaaaatgatagcCACACATTTAAGACCTACATGGAGGTGCAAAGGTAAGGGATTTCTTGGCACATGTTTTccctaaaatgttttatttgctttaCAGTGTTACCAGCCACTCTGCCAAATAAAAACTGAATAAGAGAGACAAGACCAAATCCAACAAGGAATATAAAAGAGTGTAATTTCTACCTTCCTTCCCAATCATTGTAACTTACACCAATTTAGTCACACTTACTAGCATGTGATTTATCTCCCATTACATGTCACTTACATGCTGTGAAACCTTTGCGTTTGGCCTagttcccattgacgtcaatgagcATTAGACCAGGCTTATAGTGTGTAAAAgctttaattttgattttaaaatagttctGACAATAATGGAATAAAACTCTGCACATGTTTAACGTGTGATGATAAAGTGCATAATATGAAATGGGTAATTCCTTTCTGATTAAAAGCTCCCTCTTGTCTGTCACACACAGGGAGTGGCATCTATGCACCAAATGGACCCAGGGCATTtaattacaatacagaaacagAGAATGGTCACCTCCTGGTTGCAGAGCTGAGTTCACACCCTCGTCTTTCTCCCACTTACCCTATTGCTGTCAACTGGAGCTCATATGCCACAAGCATCAAACGATTCTCACCAGATGACCGTAATTTTAGCGGAGTCATTTACTTTGATAAGTTCACCTTCACTGAACTCACTAAGCCTGAAGGAAATCGTACAGTTTGCCAGAAAGACCTTTGCTGTCATTTGAGCTACAGGATGGTGGAGAAGCAAGAAGATGAAATATATGTGCTAGGTGCTTTTGATGGCCTTCATGTTGTTGAAGGAGAATACTATTTGCAGGTAAAgctttttctctttatttctgaTGGGGTAGGGTGGCAGAGGGCTGGAACATCCCTTTTCCATTTGGAGCCCTTCACATCTGCCCCAAGGGATAGTTAGATACTTCATCACAAAGTGCTttcttaaaacaaatgtttgaGAAATAGGATGCTATTAACCCCACAGGTCTTCTTTACCCAGTTTAGGATCTTGATGCTTCCTGTT is a window encoding:
- the LOC128833836 gene encoding pantetheinase-like isoform X1, which produces MILAGCPTLELTVLGHFKNDSGPEQACALDSYIAAVYEHSVILSEDTKIPVSPEDALMLMNKNMDVLEGAIKAAALQGARIIVTPEDGIYGWVFTRETIYPYLEDIPDPQVNWIPCTDPDRFAPAPVQERLSCMARSNAIYVVANIGDKKPCNSSDPKCPSDGHYQYNTDVVFDSEGKLVARYHKYNLFVTETQFDYPKEPEFVTFNTSFGKFGIFTCADILFHDPAVVLVSKLQVDTVLFPTAWVNTLPLLSASQFHSAWAMGMGINFLSANTRNSSLDMTGSGIYAPNGPRAFNYNTETENGHLLVAELSSHPRLSPTYPIAVNWSSYATSIKRFSPDDRNFSGVIYFDKFTFTELTKPEGNRTVCQKDLCCHLSYRMVEKQEDEIYVLGAFDGLHVVEGEYYLQICTLLKCKSTDLKTCGEPVATAHTSFDTFSLSGTFGTSYIFPEVLLTGVQLAPGEFQVLSDGRLINQNGTSKAVLSVTLFGRWYEKDPQHPQQAFP
- the LOC128833836 gene encoding pantetheinase-like isoform X2, encoding MLMNKNMDVLEGAIKAAALQGARIIVTPEDGIYGWVFTRETIYPYLEDIPDPQVNWIPCTDPDRFAPAPVQERLSCMARSNAIYVVANIGDKKPCNSSDPKCPSDGHYQYNTDVVFDSEGKLVARYHKYNLFVTETQFDYPKEPEFVTFNTSFGKFGIFTCADILFHDPAVVLVSKLQVDTVLFPTAWVNTLPLLSASQFHSAWAMGMGINFLSANTRNSSLDMTGSGIYAPNGPRAFNYNTETENGHLLVAELSSHPRLSPTYPIAVNWSSYATSIKRFSPDDRNFSGVIYFDKFTFTELTKPEGNRTVCQKDLCCHLSYRMVEKQEDEIYVLGAFDGLHVVEGEYYLQICTLLKCKSTDLKTCGEPVATAHTSFDTFSLSGTFGTSYIFPEVLLTGVQLAPGEFQVLSDGRLINQNGTSKAVLSVTLFGRWYEKDPQHPQQAFP